In Passer domesticus isolate bPasDom1 chromosome 7, bPasDom1.hap1, whole genome shotgun sequence, one genomic interval encodes:
- the ARPC5 gene encoding actin-related protein 2/3 complex subunit 5, which produces MAKHTVSSARFRRVDVDEYDENKFVDEEDGGDGQAGPDEGEVDSCLRQGNMMAALQAALKNPPINTKNQAVKDRAESIVLKVLISFKANDIEKAVQSLDKNGVDLLMKYIYKGFESPSDNSSAVLLQWHEKALAAGGVGSIVRVLTARKTV; this is translated from the exons aTGGCGAAGCACACGGTGTCCTCGGCGCGATTCCGCCGGGTGGACGTGGACGAGTACGACGAGAACAAGTTCGTGGATGAGGAGGACGGGGGCGACGGGCAAGCGGGGCCTGATGAGGGCGAGGTGGACTCGTGCCTGCGACA AGGGAACATGATGGCTgcactgcaggcagctctgAAGAACCCTCCCATCAACACAAAGAACCAGGCAGTGAAG GACCGTGCTGAGAGCATCGTGCTGAAAGTACTCATCTCCTTCAAAGCCAACGACATTGAGAAGGCAGTGCAGTCTCTGGACAAGAACGGGGTGGACCTGCTCATGAAGTACATCTACAAGGGCTTTGAGAGCCCCTCTGAcaacagcagtgctgtgctgctgcagtggcacgAGAAG GCGCTGGCTGCCGGAGGAGTTGGGTCCATTGTGCGTGTCCTGACTGCCAGGAAGACAGTGTGA